A genomic region of Phragmites australis chromosome 2, lpPhrAust1.1, whole genome shotgun sequence contains the following coding sequences:
- the LOC133899709 gene encoding leucine-rich repeat protein 1-like, which yields MAWAAAALVVAAAVVLSPASMASASNSEGDALYALRRALADPRGVLQSWDPTLVNPCTWFHVTCNRDNRVTRVDLGNSNLSGRLVPELGHLENLQYLELYKNNIQGTIPAELGNLKSLISLDLYNNNITGTIPKELGKLKSLVFLRLNDNHLSGSIPRELTKISSLKVIDVSNNDLCGTIPTSGPFEHVPLSNFDNNPRLEGPELQGLATYDTNC from the exons ATGGCCTGGGCGGCGGCTGCGCTGGTTGTCGCGGCGGCGGTAGTGCTGTCGCCGGCCTCCATGGCATCGGCGTCCAACTCCGAGGGCGATGCGCTGTACGCGCTGCGGCGCGCGCTCGCGGACCCCCGGGGCGTGCTGCAGAGCTGGGACCCCACGCTCGTCAACCCCTGCACCTGGTTCCACGTCACGTGCAACCGCGACAACCGCGTCACCCGCGT GGATTTGGGTAACTCAAATTTGTCAGGCCGTCTTGTTCCTGAACTGGGGCACCTTGAGAACCTGCAATATCT AGAACTctacaaaaataatattcagGGGACTATCCCAGCTGAGCTTGGGAATCTAAAGAGCCTAATCAGCTTGGACCTGTATAACAACAACATCACAGGGACCATACCGAAAGAACTTGGCAAGCTGAAATCCTTAGTATTCCT GCGACTTAACGACAACCATTTGAGTGGTTCAATTCCCAGGGAACTGACAAAAATATCTAGCCTCAAAGTGAT AGATGTCTCAAACAATGATCTTTGTGGCACAATCCCAACTAGTGGGCCTTTTGAGCATGTACCCTTGAGCAA CTTTGACAATAATCCAAGACTAGAAGGCCCAGAGTTGCAAGGGCTTGCAACATATGACACGAACTGCTGA